The Deltaproteobacteria bacterium genome has a window encoding:
- a CDS encoding polyprenyl synthetase family protein, which produces MGSSLALLAGSLCEAWAYQLLGAAAPMAARTIEQVIVGQMADLRGPRGRELSAAEVLEIQRAKTGTYTFELPLHLGAALASASQPLLDVLSAYARPLGVAFQIADDLLGTFGAPEVTGKPNASDLREGKRTLLVARALEKASTADAGRLRAQLGRPDADVDELRAILRRSGAEASARAD; this is translated from the coding sequence CTGGGGTCGAGCCTCGCCCTGCTCGCTGGCAGCCTTTGCGAGGCGTGGGCCTACCAGCTCCTCGGAGCGGCGGCGCCGATGGCCGCGCGGACCATCGAGCAGGTGATCGTCGGCCAGATGGCGGATCTGCGCGGTCCGCGAGGGCGCGAGCTCTCGGCGGCGGAGGTCCTCGAGATCCAGCGCGCCAAGACGGGAACGTACACGTTCGAGCTTCCCCTCCACCTCGGCGCTGCCCTTGCTTCCGCGTCACAGCCGTTGCTCGACGTGCTCAGCGCCTACGCCCGGCCGCTGGGAGTCGCCTTCCAGATCGCCGACGATCTCCTCGGCACGTTCGGCGCGCCGGAGGTGACCGGAAAGCCAAACGCGAGCGATCTGCGGGAAGGGAAGCGGACCCTGCTCGTCGCGCGAGCGCTGGAGAAGGCGTCCACGGCGGACGCAGGCCGGCTGCGTGCGCAGCTCGGCAGGCCTGATGCGGACGTCGACGAGCTTCGCGCGATCCTGCGCCGGAGCGGCGCCGAGGCGTCGGCGCGGGCGGAT